The sequence GGCGCCATTCTCCCGGGCCAGCCGGGCAATGTCGACTGGATATTGGTAATCAACCTGCCGGAACGCTTCTTTCGAGCCCGCTTTTTTGATGGTCGTGCCCAGGCAACAATAGACATCATCGGCCCGAACGAGCAGGCCATTGGGTGCGTCGAACTGAAAGGGAATCTCCTGAACACGGGGATGCTGCCACGACAGCGGCTTGCGCGTCAGTACAGTAATCCGGTCGTACAGTGCCGAATCAACCAGCCGATGCAGCAATATGTCGCCGATTAGACCGGTTGCACCGACTAGTAACGCAGTTTTTAAGGCAGAAGTGGTCATCAGAGGCGGTTAGAATTTGCTAATTTAACCGTCCGACTAGTAAACGGACGCTACATTTGTTTAAAACCTATTCAAATTCCATGCCCCTTTTTCGCTTTCGCCCCCTACTCCTCATGTACGGCGGGGTGCTGTGCCTATTGGCTGTCGTTGCCTTTCGCGCGGCCGACGAAGACCCCATCAACCGTATCCTGGACAAAATCCGCCTTTACACTGAGCAGTATCCACACGAAAAGGCCTACCTGCACACCGATCGGAACGCCTACCTGCCGGGCGAGACCATCTGGCTAAAGAGCTACCTGTTTCTGGGTGGTAACCGCAACATCGACTCCGCCAGCGGTACAGTCTATGTCGACCTGATTAACCCCAACGGGCGGCGCATCCTGCTCGACACGCGCCTGCGCCAGACAGGCGGCGTTGGTGAAGGCTACCTCACGCTCCCCGATTCCATGCCCACGGGCCGCTACACGCTACGCGGTTACACCAACTGGATGCGCAACTTCTCGGAAGACTGGTATTTCCGCAAAACCGTCGACATCATCAGCCCCAAATCGCCCGCCCCCAGTGGCTCTATGGGCGACGATCAGCTGCGATTCGACATGCAATTCCTGCCCGAAGGCGGCCAACTCGTCACGGGCCTGACCAGCCGCGTCGGCTTCAAGGCGGTAAGTTCGTCAGGGGTAGGCCTCGATGTGCACGGGTTTGTGTTGGCCGACAAAGACACGGTGATTGGGTTTGATAGCCAGCATCTGGGCATGGGGCAGTTTCAGTTCATGCCCGAAGCCGGTAAAACCTACACCGCCTACGTGCGGCCGGCCGGCACCACGACCCCATATACCTCCTACACCATGCCCGCCCCGGCAGCCTCGGGCTACGTGATGCTGGTGGATAACCTGGGTAGCAAAGAAAACATCCGGGTGTACGTGACCCACAATGTGGAACCCACCGCCCCGGCCTCAGGTACGTCGGGCGCTAAGCTGTCGATTGTCGCCCAGGTAAACGGGCAGCCGGTTCATGCTGCGCAAGCTCCAATCAGCCGTAAATCGTTTATGGTGCCCATTCCGCGCACCAAATGTCCTGAGGGCATCGTGCAGATTACACTGTTCGACGACAAAGGCAAACCTGTTAGTGAGCGGCTGGCGTATTCGTCGCAAAACGACCAGATCAACCTGACCGTGACGCCCCGCCGCCCAACGGTTGGCCCCCGCCAGCGCATCGACCTCGACGTGACGGCGACCGACATGGCGGGTAAACCCGTGGCGGCCAACCTCTCCATGGCTGTTACGGATGCGCACCAGCAACCCAAGCCCCGCCCCTACGGTCCCACGCTGCTCACGTACCTGCTACTGACCTCCGATCTGACGGGCTACATCGAACAACCCGGTTATTATTTTGACCCGGCCA comes from Fibrella aestuarina BUZ 2 and encodes:
- a CDS encoding TonB-dependent receptor plug domain-containing protein, translated to MPLFRFRPLLLMYGGVLCLLAVVAFRAADEDPINRILDKIRLYTEQYPHEKAYLHTDRNAYLPGETIWLKSYLFLGGNRNIDSASGTVYVDLINPNGRRILLDTRLRQTGGVGEGYLTLPDSMPTGRYTLRGYTNWMRNFSEDWYFRKTVDIISPKSPAPSGSMGDDQLRFDMQFLPEGGQLVTGLTSRVGFKAVSSSGVGLDVHGFVLADKDTVIGFDSQHLGMGQFQFMPEAGKTYTAYVRPAGTTTPYTSYTMPAPAASGYVMLVDNLGSKENIRVYVTHNVEPTAPASGTSGAKLSIVAQVNGQPVHAAQAPISRKSFMVPIPRTKCPEGIVQITLFDDKGKPVSERLAYSSQNDQINLTVTPRRPTVGPRQRIDLDVTATDMAGKPVAANLSMAVTDAHQQPKPRPYGPTLLTYLLLTSDLTGYIEQPGYYFDPANKDRLLKLDLLLATQGWRRFTWDKVLAETLAATQYPVDPGLTLTGTVYRGTSRNPAANVALTVMMTRKDSTRDLFTATSDVQGRFLVAEAELVDTTSVFVQASQGNNRNFTVTLDKLFSPAVRLVRPPFVPFDVAYDELAEFLKRQGEYQAIEAQIRRNREIQLQAVVVKAKKADPYAQQRGLFGRPDASIKVDDINSAGALTVFDILRARVAGVTVTGTGMDASVQIRGAANFSGPIEPQFMIDGMPVDKSAVASMSPRDVAYIDVIKGAGAAMLGSRGAGGGINVITRRGGDTGDYLNKVVPGVRVEKVVGYMPKREFYAPRYDNPTPEEKVRPDYRATLYWAPMVKTDASGKATVSFFASDAKTTLNIHTEGTTLTGQPGAGETTLKVQ